CACATGCGGATTGAGTCGGTCGGCCACGGGGAGCAGTTGCGTCACATTCAATGCCTGGCTGACATCAGTGAGCACATGAAGCGACGAATAATACAGAAGCACGACACCGAACAATGCGAGCGATATTCCGACTGAACACAAAATGAGATATTTCCACCCTGCCTCCAGCGACTCTCGTCGTCGCCAAAAGGCGATCAGAAAGGTTGTGGCGAGCGTCGTCGCCTCAATGGCGACCCACTGCACCCCGACACTATTCGCGATGGTTGCAACTACCATGGCAAGTAAAAACATATGAAAAAGAAAAAAGAACAAGTTGAGCCTTGTAGACGCGATGACGCCCCGCGCCACTTGTTCATCCATGTAGGATCGCATATAGAACGAAGATGCCAGTCCGACCACTCCGATGATGAAGAGAATGAAGGTCGACAATGCATCGAGATACACCAACTGCTCCAAAGCCGTGAATGGGCCGTCTTTCAGCATAGTTCGGGTGATCATGATTTCTGCCGTCACGAGAACGGTCATGCTCATGAGGTTGATCGTGTGGAGCAGCGCGGAACGGTGAACGACCAAGCTCAACCCTCCCGCGAATAGCGGCGCCGCTACCAAGGCCACGACCTCGATCATCAACGGATCCTCCGCTATTCTTTCAGCACGGTAAGTTGATTCGTGTCCACGCTGTCGAACGCGTCCTGTAAGCGGTTCGTATAGATCCCCGCGATCAATGTCGCGATGAGTACGTCAAAGAACACACCCAATTCGACGATCAACGGCATCCCGTATGTGGCGGCGGTGGCGCCCAAGAACAAACCGTTTTCCAGCACCAGAAAACCGACCAGTTGCGTCACGGCCTTTTGTCTCGCGATCATCGTAAACAATCCGATGAGCACGATCGCGAGGGCGATGGCCAGAGAATCCCTCGTGAGCAGAAAGCCCAACGGAATGATCGGCTGGGAGATGAAGAAGGCCAGCATGACCAGTCCGCCGCAGATCAACAGCCCGGCCGGAACAGTGACGTACATCACCAATTCTCGCTTGACGTTGAGGCGGTCAATGACTTTCTTGAGGACCCGAGGAATGATGATCACCTTGATGACACCGGTCAGCGCCGCCGCAACGTAGAGGTGCTGGTTCCCGGTCAAATAGGCCACCAGTGCCGTCGTCACAACGAGAAAAGCCGACTGAAGCGCGAACAGGTCGACGCAGGCCGAGAGCCGCCGTTGCGCCACAATCGCGAAACAGGTCAACAAGAGCAAGGCCGAGCACAAGTCGACAAGTTGCGATCCACTGTAAGAAAGAACCTGCATCCGCTCAGCTCCGAAGAGTATAAAAGAACAGCAGGCCGAGCAGCCCGAGGATAAACGCAACGCCCAAAAGATCCGTGACGCGGAACAACCGCAATTTTGCGAACATACATTCGATAATTCCGATCACCACCGCGAGTGCTGCAGTCTTCGCCAGGTAGACCAGAAGTCCGATCATCATTGCGGCAGGCGCTGCAGTGGTCGCAATTCCCCAAGGAGCGAAGACGTTGGCAATCAACGAAAGGAACAGGGCCAACTTCAGACCAGCCGCCCATTCAAGCAAGGCGAGATAGCGTCCCGAGTACTCCAGGATCATGGCTTCATGAATCATCGTGAGTTCGAGATGCGTCGCTGGATTATCGACCGGCACCCGTCCTGTCTCTGCGAGCGCCACGATAAAGAGGGCCGCCAACGCCATCAGCTGCGGGGAAGGGTCCGTTACGGTACCTTCCAGCAGCGCGGTCCTATGGACGATCGTGCTCAAGTTCGTCGAACCATTGGTCAGAGCGATCGCAAAGATAGAGAGGATCATGGCCGGTTCGGTCAGGGATGCAACGATTGCCTCGCGACTGCTTCCCATCCCGCCGAACGCTGATCCAGCATCGAGGCCCGCAAGAATCAGGAAAAACGTTCCCAATGCCAGGAGATACACAAGCGCGATGATGTTTCCCGCAAAGTTCATGGGATTCAGCGAGATGAACGTCGGAACCAATAAACCAGCAGAAAGTGTGGAGGCGAACACGATGTAGGGTGTCGCTGTAAAAACCCAAGAGGCGGTCGTCGAGATGACCGGCTGCTTCTGGAAGAGCTTAGCCAGGTCAGCGTAAGGCTGGAGGACGCTCGCGCCCCGTCGTAATTGCAGACGTGCTTTGACCTTGCGGATCAGACCGACAAGAAACGGCGAGACGGCCAGTAAGACCGTCACTTGAGCAAGAACGAGAATGATCGCCTGTAGCATCAATTACACCGCGAGCAACAACAAGAGGATGAGGGTGACGAAGATATAGGTCAGATAAAGATGTAGGCTTCCTGCCTGGATCACTCTCAGCCGGTCAGCCAGCGTCGTGAAGAAGGCTACCAGGGGATCGTAGAGATACTTCTCAAAAATCGGTTCGATGTGAAATTC
This genomic window from Nitrospira sp. contains:
- a CDS encoding hydrogenase encodes the protein MQVLSYSGSQLVDLCSALLLLTCFAIVAQRRLSACVDLFALQSAFLVVTTALVAYLTGNQHLYVAAALTGVIKVIIIPRVLKKVIDRLNVKRELVMYVTVPAGLLICGGLVMLAFFISQPIIPLGFLLTRDSLAIALAIVLIGLFTMIARQKAVTQLVGFLVLENGLFLGATAATYGMPLIVELGVFFDVLIATLIAGIYTNRLQDAFDSVDTNQLTVLKE
- a CDS encoding NADH-quinone oxidoreductase subunit H codes for the protein MLQAIILVLAQVTVLLAVSPFLVGLIRKVKARLQLRRGASVLQPYADLAKLFQKQPVISTTASWVFTATPYIVFASTLSAGLLVPTFISLNPMNFAGNIIALVYLLALGTFFLILAGLDAGSAFGGMGSSREAIVASLTEPAMILSIFAIALTNGSTNLSTIVHRTALLEGTVTDPSPQLMALAALFIVALAETGRVPVDNPATHLELTMIHEAMILEYSGRYLALLEWAAGLKLALFLSLIANVFAPWGIATTAAPAAMMIGLLVYLAKTAALAVVIGIIECMFAKLRLFRVTDLLGVAFILGLLGLLFFYTLRS